The genomic segment CGTCATTCCGCTATCCAAATTACGCAGCATTCCTGTCGCATAGCCACTACCGCTGCCATTATGGAAAACGCCCTTCTCGCCGTTCAAGTTGATTGCAATCCAGCCGTATCCGTAATTTTTATCCGAATGCGGCGTGTACATCGCTTCAAGAGACTGCTTGCTTACCACTTTGCCCGCCCGAAGCGCATTATCCCATTTGAGCAAATCATCGACGGTCGAATACAGCGTTCCCGTACCCGACTGCGACACATAATACGGAGCCGCGGCCCATTCGTTATTTTTTTGCAAAATATAGCCCTGGATGGTTGCGGTCGCAGGCGTAGCCGTACCAGAGTTTTTCATGCCCAGCGGAGTGAGAAAATGCTCGCTCACATAGTCGGCGTAGCTTTCGCCAGACAATTGCTCCAATACATAGGCCAGCAGAACATAGCCGTTATTGCTGTATAAATAAGTCGTGCCTGGCTCGTATTTCAGCTGCTTCGTCCGAAGCTCCGCGATCGTCTGCTCGATGGTAACGTCGCCGCTTCGTGTAAATTCAGATGGAAGCCCTGACGTATGCGACAGCAGCATATGAATAGTTATATCATCGCCGCGGGGAATACCCGTTACGTATTTGGACACCGGATCGGTTAGGCTCAGCTTTCCTTGCTCGACCAATTGCATAATGGATGCTGCTGTGAATGATTTTGTAATGGAAGCAATACGCGACTTGGCGTCCGGACGATTCAATTTATTCGTTCCCGAAAAGCCATAGCCTTTGCGAAGCAGCACCTCGCCGTCCTTTGCTACAAGCGCCATGCCCGAGAAGCCTTCGCCCTTCAAATAGGCGTCAATCGCGGCATCCTCTTTGCTATACTTCGTAACTGCATCCGTCTGAATCCGGATCGTCAGAAGCTCCTTCGTCTGTGACAGCTGAAGCGACGCTTTGAGCGCATCCGTTACTGAACGCAGCGGGAGCATGAGCGTTCCTTTTATGTTTAGAGAAGGCGCGGACATGTTCATGGCCAGCCCGTCCACCGTTACTACGGAAGTTCCCGCCTGATGGACGATGACGTCTCCGTTCACTTTAATCGTTGCCGTTTGCGTCTTCCCATCCCATTCGATATTGCCCGCAGCTGCCTTGCCTGCTTCACGAAGCGGCACGAATGTGGTGCCGTCCTTAATAAGCGGCTGCACATTCCATGCCACCGCTTTGCCATTTACCTCGACTGCGATCGCCTTGCTGCTAGCCGGCTGCACTGCCT from the Paenibacillus sp. BIHB 4019 genome contains:
- a CDS encoding serine hydrolase, giving the protein MTGIRGKKIAGWFNGHTVARSALIGMAAVSAFAGAGGSAAAAQPSSQVEAVQPASSKAIAVEVNGKAVAWNVQPLIKDGTTFVPLREAGKAAAGNIEWDGKTQTATIKVNGDVIVHQAGTSVVTVDGLAMNMSAPSLNIKGTLMLPLRSVTDALKASLQLSQTKELLTIRIQTDAVTKYSKEDAAIDAYLKGEGFSGMALVAKDGEVLLRKGYGFSGTNKLNRPDAKSRIASITKSFTAASIMQLVEQGKLSLTDPVSKYVTGIPRGDDITIHMLLSHTSGLPSEFTRSGDVTIEQTIAELRTKQLKYEPGTTYLYSNNGYVLLAYVLEQLSGESYADYVSEHFLTPLGMKNSGTATPATATIQGYILQKNNEWAAAPYYVSQSGTGTLYSTVDDLLKWDNALRAGKVVSKQSLEAMYTPHSDKNYGYGWIAINLNGEKGVFHNGSGSGYATGMLRNLDSGMTVILLGNHAGMDMTKLLQQVHKLAAEQ